From a single Rutidosis leptorrhynchoides isolate AG116_Rl617_1_P2 chromosome 5, CSIRO_AGI_Rlap_v1, whole genome shotgun sequence genomic region:
- the LOC139847884 gene encoding probable serine/threonine-protein kinase At1g01540 isoform X2, giving the protein MIQLSKQTSIFGLNLWIILGITAGAIFVLILFLISLIWFTKIRSKQPIKPITTTTSTSSQSTTQRLSGIEQQALLLTKQQEEDHYYSHPRIQIQMGRGQPNRVLYPERFCGASGGEVPVSSPGAVGPEVSHLGWGHWYTLRELELATDGFADENVIGQGGYGIVYHGVVGDNNTQVAVKNLLNNRILVYEYVNNGNLEQWIHGDVGPCSPLTWEIRMKIIIGVAKALTYLHEGLEPKVVHRDIKSSNILLDKLWNSKVSDFGLAKLLGADTSYITTRVMGTLGYVAPEYARTGMVNEKSDVYSFGILLMELISGRYPVDYKRPQEEVYLVDWVKLMVCNKSPEKVLDPKMIERPSSRVLKRILMVALCCVDLNSEKRPKIGHVVHMLESEDQSHSNERRGVQDSRVAPHGNLNDTINTK; this is encoded by the exons ATGATTCAACTGTCCAAACAAACCTCAATCTTCGGCCTCAATCTATGGATCATCCTAGGCATAACCGCCGGCGCCATTTTCGTCCTCATCCTCTTCCTCATCTCCCTAATTTGGTTCACCAAGATCCGATCCAAACAACCCATCAAACCAATCACAACCACAACCTCAACCTCATCACAATCCACAACTCAACGGTTATCAGGTATTGAACAACAAGCATTACTATTAACCAAACAACAAGAAGAAGATCATTATTACTCTCATCCCAGGATCCAAATCCAAATGGGTAGAGGACAACCCAACCGGGTTTTGTACCCGGAAAGATTTTGTGGGGCGTCTGGTGGTGAAGTTCCGGTGAGTTCTCCCGGAGCTGTTGGACCGGAAGTTTCACATTTGGGTTGGGGACATTGGTATACATTAAGAGAACTTGAATTAGCTACTGATGGATTTGCAGATGAAAATGTGATTGGTCAAGGTGGTTATGGTATTGTTTATCATGGTGTTGTTGGTGATAATAATACTCAAGTTGCTGTTAAAAATTTGCTTAATAAtag GATACTTGTTTATGAGTATGTGAATAATGGGAACTTAGAGCAATGGATTCATGGTGATGTAGGGCCTTGTAGTCCTCTTACTTGGGAGATTCGTATGAAAATCATTATCGGGGTAGCAAAAGC GTTAACTTATCTTCATGAAGGGCTTGAACCGAAGGTAGTGCATCGTGACATAAAATCAAGTAATATATTACTTGATAAGTTGTGGAACTCAAAGGTTTCAGATTTTGGTTTAGCCAAGCTTCTTGGTGCCGATACGAGCTACATTACCACTCGCGTGATGGGCACATTGGG GTATGTCGCACCAGAATATGCTAGAACGGGAATGGTGAATGAAAAAAGTGATGTTTATAGTTTCGGAATTTTGCTCATGGAGTTGATCTCTGGGCGATATCCTGTCGACTATAAAAGACCACAAGAAGAG GTATATTTGGTTGATTGGGTCAAGTTAATGGTTTGCAACAAGAGCCCCGAAAAGGTTTTGGATCCTAAAATGATTGAGAGGCCTTCTTCACGTGTTCTTAAGCGGATATTGATGGTTGCACTATGCTGTGTTGATCTAAATTCTGAGAAGCGGCCTAAAATAGGGCATGTTGTTCACATGCTTGAGTCCGAAGACCAGTCTCATAGCAAT GAAAGGAGAGGTGTGCAGGACTCGAGGGTTGCACCTCATGGCAATCTAAACGATACGATAAACACAAAGTAG
- the LOC139847884 gene encoding probable serine/threonine-protein kinase At1g01540 isoform X1: MIQLSKQTSIFGLNLWIILGITAGAIFVLILFLISLIWFTKIRSKQPIKPITTTTSTSSQSTTQRLSGIEQQALLLTKQQEEDHYYSHPRIQIQMGRGQPNRVLYPERFCGASGGEVPVSSPGAVGPEVSHLGWGHWYTLRELELATDGFADENVIGQGGYGIVYHGVVGDNNTQVAVKNLLNNRGQAEEEFEVEVEAIGRVRHKNLLRLLGYCAEGAHRILVYEYVNNGNLEQWIHGDVGPCSPLTWEIRMKIIIGVAKALTYLHEGLEPKVVHRDIKSSNILLDKLWNSKVSDFGLAKLLGADTSYITTRVMGTLGYVAPEYARTGMVNEKSDVYSFGILLMELISGRYPVDYKRPQEEVYLVDWVKLMVCNKSPEKVLDPKMIERPSSRVLKRILMVALCCVDLNSEKRPKIGHVVHMLESEDQSHSNERRGVQDSRVAPHGNLNDTINTK; the protein is encoded by the exons ATGATTCAACTGTCCAAACAAACCTCAATCTTCGGCCTCAATCTATGGATCATCCTAGGCATAACCGCCGGCGCCATTTTCGTCCTCATCCTCTTCCTCATCTCCCTAATTTGGTTCACCAAGATCCGATCCAAACAACCCATCAAACCAATCACAACCACAACCTCAACCTCATCACAATCCACAACTCAACGGTTATCAGGTATTGAACAACAAGCATTACTATTAACCAAACAACAAGAAGAAGATCATTATTACTCTCATCCCAGGATCCAAATCCAAATGGGTAGAGGACAACCCAACCGGGTTTTGTACCCGGAAAGATTTTGTGGGGCGTCTGGTGGTGAAGTTCCGGTGAGTTCTCCCGGAGCTGTTGGACCGGAAGTTTCACATTTGGGTTGGGGACATTGGTATACATTAAGAGAACTTGAATTAGCTACTGATGGATTTGCAGATGAAAATGTGATTGGTCAAGGTGGTTATGGTATTGTTTATCATGGTGTTGTTGGTGATAATAATACTCAAGTTGCTGTTAAAAATTTGCTTAATAAtag aGGCCAAGCTGAGGAGGAATTTGAAGTTGAAGTTGAGGCAATTGGTAGAGTTAGGCATAAGAATTTATTGAGATTGTTAGGTTATTGTGCAGAAGGTGCACATAG GATACTTGTTTATGAGTATGTGAATAATGGGAACTTAGAGCAATGGATTCATGGTGATGTAGGGCCTTGTAGTCCTCTTACTTGGGAGATTCGTATGAAAATCATTATCGGGGTAGCAAAAGC GTTAACTTATCTTCATGAAGGGCTTGAACCGAAGGTAGTGCATCGTGACATAAAATCAAGTAATATATTACTTGATAAGTTGTGGAACTCAAAGGTTTCAGATTTTGGTTTAGCCAAGCTTCTTGGTGCCGATACGAGCTACATTACCACTCGCGTGATGGGCACATTGGG GTATGTCGCACCAGAATATGCTAGAACGGGAATGGTGAATGAAAAAAGTGATGTTTATAGTTTCGGAATTTTGCTCATGGAGTTGATCTCTGGGCGATATCCTGTCGACTATAAAAGACCACAAGAAGAG GTATATTTGGTTGATTGGGTCAAGTTAATGGTTTGCAACAAGAGCCCCGAAAAGGTTTTGGATCCTAAAATGATTGAGAGGCCTTCTTCACGTGTTCTTAAGCGGATATTGATGGTTGCACTATGCTGTGTTGATCTAAATTCTGAGAAGCGGCCTAAAATAGGGCATGTTGTTCACATGCTTGAGTCCGAAGACCAGTCTCATAGCAAT GAAAGGAGAGGTGTGCAGGACTCGAGGGTTGCACCTCATGGCAATCTAAACGATACGATAAACACAAAGTAG
- the LOC139848281 gene encoding uncharacterized protein translates to MQVCYSPQLGSGNKNTSSFRNSGAYTSPGTPDYGDNNVLGFQKGWCSERVPLSNSSRRHISAAALMPFNSGRTLPSKWDDAERWITSPVSSFGVCKTLVAPPPQRRPKAKSGPLGGTHPGVAYFPNYSPAMSVVEGGSSNRNFLAGSPLTTGVLVPDGLAFHHGAMNNEYGMVQTGNVTGWSELMIEPSYPDSQDERAYENGVSRVVSRRDMATQMSPESSPDTSPANMPPPGSQRYSARLEIRDVQVDKGITMTKHSKRHRLRIKNNRSPEANNDLALSWNTTEGEMTVSQLQKEEARITAWENLQNAKAEAAIRKLEMKLEKKKSASMDKILNKHRAAQMKAQQMRSNMSEIANQTPTTSRKFRSLRRRVTNSFAGCFRCRDS, encoded by the exons ATGCAGGTCTGTTATTCACCACAATTAGGATCTGGTAATAAGAACACATCATCGTTTCGTAATTCGGGTGCGTACACTAGTCCTGGTACACCTGATTATGGGGATAACAATGTGCTAGGGTTTCAAAAAGGATGGTGTTCAGAAAGAGTACCTTTAAGTAATAGTAGTAGGAGGCATATTAGTGCTGCAGCATTGATGCCTTTTAATAGTGGGAGAACGTTGCCATCGAAATGGGATGATGCCGAGAGGTGGATTACGAGTCCAGTATCGAGTTTTGGGGTTTGCAAGACGTTGGTGGCTCCGCCACCTCAGCGACGACCTAAAGCGAAAAGTGGACCGTTGGGTGGGACCCACCCTGGAGTTGCTTATTTTCCAAACTATTCACCTGCTATGTCTGTGGTTGAAGGTGGGAGTAGCAATAGGAATTTTCTTGCAGGTTCGCCACTTACGACTGGTGTTTTAGTACCTGATGGTTTAGCGTTTCATCATGGTGCAATGAATAATGAGTATGGAATGGTTCAAACTGGTAATGTAACTGGATGGTCTGAGCTGATGATCGAGCCTTCGTATCCTGATTCTCAAG ATGAGCGGGCCTATGAGAATGGTGTTTCACGTGTTGTCTCGCGACGAGATATGGCAACCCAAATGAGCCCCGAAAGCAGCCCAGATACTTCCCCTGCTAATATGCCGCCACCTGGCAGTCAGCGTTATTCTGCCAGGTTGGAAATCAGGGATGTTCAGGTAGACAAAGGAATCACTATGACAAAACATTCAAAAAGGCATAGATTAAGAATCAAGAATAATCGGTCGCCTGAGGCTAATAATGACTTGGCTTTGTCATGGAATACTACCGAAGGAGAAATGACGGTCTCACA GCTGCAGAAAGAGGAAGCGAGGATTACTGCCTGGGAGAACCTGCAGAATGCGAAAGCAGAGGCAGCTATCCGAAAACTTGAG ATGAAACTGGAAAAGAAGAAGTCGGCATCTATGGATAAAATATTGAACAAACATAGAGCTGCGCAAATGAAAGCCCAACAAATGAGAAGCAACATGTCAGAAATTGCTAATCAGACTCCCACAACTTCTCGCAAATTTCGGAGTTTACGTCGACGTGTCACAAATTCCTTCGCAGGCTGCTTCCGTTGTCGTGATTCTTAG